One window of Vicinamibacterales bacterium genomic DNA carries:
- a CDS encoding STAS domain-containing protein, with amino-acid sequence MLKIESPQDASPDLVVALTGTIDAEHLPALEQVVEHASAAGRPIAFDLSQVRLVDRDAVAFFVSGSGRRARLVGCPTYLEQWLESEGRQ; translated from the coding sequence ATGTTGAAGATCGAATCACCCCAAGACGCGTCGCCGGACCTGGTCGTGGCGTTGACCGGGACCATCGACGCCGAACATCTCCCGGCCCTCGAACAGGTGGTCGAGCACGCGTCGGCCGCCGGGCGGCCGATCGCGTTCGACCTCTCACAGGTGCGTCTCGTGGACCGCGACGCGGTTGCGTTCTTCGTCAGCGGTTCCGGCCGCCGCGCGCGCCTGGTCGGCTGCCCGACGTATCTGGAGCAGTGGCTCGAATCCGAAGGTCGTCAATGA
- a CDS encoding TolC family protein: protein MSIRDHVRPPSGLCTAIVVLAAIGLLAPVATAQQPSADSPATPLSFSEASKRMRDSHQALQAIDKERAQREEERKATRSLYWPKVDANARYTRIDRPIEIDLDPIRQVILTLHPQVPASRIPPFVERVQDKSFWTADVRATWPIYTGGKVTAANRAAEAQVKDVEQERRLAEESLTSELVRRYFGLRLATSARDVRAQVLAGLDRHLHEAKRLEEEGMISRAERLHAEVARADADRQLKRAEQDVAITRAGLANILSLEQAGDPTSPLFLAPDLESLDGFQRQAQEKHPAFGRFAAQHQLADQALGAERGRLLPDVYLFGMRELHTGDLTILDPKWAAGIGATVTLFDGFDRSHRVAAAKLQQQRVTDLEQRTRRDIATLVEKRYREVAKAREQFTALRSALELGEENLRVRTRAFEEGFATSIEVVDARLSLSRVQLERLAAAYDVDVALADLLEASGQSDRFEQFLAAGTPVTQIGN from the coding sequence ATGAGCATCAGAGATCATGTCCGCCCGCCGTCGGGTCTTTGCACGGCCATCGTCGTGCTTGCCGCGATCGGCCTGCTGGCGCCGGTCGCGACGGCGCAACAGCCGTCGGCCGATTCGCCCGCGACGCCCCTGTCGTTCAGCGAGGCTTCCAAGCGGATGCGCGACTCGCACCAGGCCCTGCAGGCCATCGACAAGGAGCGCGCGCAGCGTGAGGAGGAGCGGAAGGCCACCCGGTCTCTCTACTGGCCGAAAGTCGACGCCAACGCACGCTACACCCGCATCGATCGACCGATTGAAATCGACCTCGATCCCATCCGCCAGGTGATCCTCACGCTGCACCCGCAGGTGCCCGCCTCGCGCATCCCGCCGTTCGTCGAGCGGGTGCAGGACAAGTCGTTCTGGACGGCGGATGTCCGCGCGACGTGGCCCATCTACACGGGCGGCAAGGTCACGGCCGCGAACCGCGCCGCCGAAGCGCAGGTGAAGGACGTCGAGCAAGAGCGGCGGTTGGCCGAAGAGTCGCTGACGAGCGAGTTGGTGCGGCGGTATTTCGGCCTCCGCCTCGCGACGAGCGCGAGAGACGTGCGCGCGCAGGTGCTGGCCGGTCTCGATCGGCATCTCCACGAGGCGAAGCGGCTCGAAGAGGAAGGCATGATCTCACGCGCCGAACGGCTGCACGCCGAGGTCGCGCGCGCCGACGCCGATCGACAGTTGAAGCGGGCCGAACAGGACGTCGCCATCACCCGGGCCGGCCTGGCCAATATCCTCTCGCTGGAACAAGCAGGCGACCCGACTTCCCCGCTCTTTCTGGCACCGGACCTCGAGAGCCTCGATGGGTTCCAGCGCCAAGCCCAGGAGAAACATCCCGCGTTCGGTCGCTTCGCCGCCCAACACCAGCTCGCCGACCAGGCCCTCGGGGCCGAGCGCGGCCGCCTTCTCCCGGATGTCTACCTCTTCGGGATGCGCGAGCTGCACACCGGGGACCTGACCATTCTCGACCCGAAGTGGGCTGCCGGCATCGGCGCGACGGTGACGCTCTTCGACGGGTTCGACCGGTCGCACCGCGTGGCTGCCGCGAAGCTCCAGCAGCAGCGCGTCACCGACCTCGAGCAGCGCACCCGCCGCGACATCGCCACGCTGGTCGAGAAGCGATACCGCGAGGTGGCCAAGGCCCGCGAGCAGTTTACCGCGCTTCGAAGCGCACTCGAACTGGGCGAAGAGAACCTACGCGTGCGGACCCGGGCGTTCGAGGAGGGCTTCGCCACGTCGATCGAGGTCGTGGATGCGCGCCTCTCGCTCTCGCGCGTCCAGCTCGAGCGGCTCGCCGCGGCGTACGACGTCGATGTCGCGCTCGCCGACCTGCTCGAGGCGAGCGGCCAGAGCGATCGGTTCGAGCAGTTCCTGGCGGCCGGCACACCCGTCACGCAGATCGGCAACTGA
- a CDS encoding efflux RND transporter periplasmic adaptor subunit, with the protein MKALRIILTLLVVLTVVAGLWRWAWKLSQPLPEVLQGQMEATVVNVSAKIPGRVSSILVREGQTVRKADPLVTLESPEIQARLDQAEAARQAASAQRDKAFNGAREEEIRQAENMWERAQHGTELAEKTFRRVDRLNKDGVVPAQRRDEAEAQLKTARDAEAVAKAAYDMAASGARAEDKATATALVSRARGAISEVQAYLGETKVSAPIAGEVYKRNAEPGEIVAAGYPILTILDPTDTWATFQLREDKLAGLKIGGHLTVRVPALSDRRVELQVSYVAPAGDFATWRATNAQGGFDLKTFEVRARPLQAVDGLRPGMSVILVNSAGR; encoded by the coding sequence ATGAAAGCACTTCGAATCATCCTCACGCTCCTCGTCGTTCTCACCGTCGTTGCCGGTCTTTGGCGATGGGCGTGGAAGCTGTCGCAGCCATTGCCGGAGGTCTTGCAGGGCCAGATGGAGGCGACGGTCGTCAATGTGTCCGCGAAGATCCCCGGCCGCGTCTCCTCCATCCTCGTTCGGGAAGGCCAGACCGTCCGGAAAGCGGACCCGCTCGTGACGCTCGAGAGTCCTGAAATCCAGGCCAGGCTCGATCAGGCCGAGGCGGCCCGCCAGGCGGCGTCCGCGCAGCGAGACAAGGCATTCAACGGCGCGCGCGAGGAGGAAATCCGCCAGGCGGAGAACATGTGGGAGCGGGCACAGCATGGGACCGAACTCGCTGAGAAGACGTTCCGCAGGGTTGACCGGCTGAACAAGGACGGCGTCGTCCCGGCCCAGCGGCGCGACGAGGCCGAGGCGCAGCTGAAGACGGCGCGCGACGCCGAGGCCGTCGCGAAGGCCGCCTACGACATGGCGGCGAGCGGCGCACGCGCGGAAGACAAAGCCACAGCCACCGCGCTCGTCAGCCGGGCACGTGGCGCCATCTCCGAGGTGCAGGCGTACCTCGGCGAAACGAAGGTGTCGGCGCCAATTGCCGGCGAGGTCTACAAGCGGAACGCGGAACCCGGCGAGATCGTCGCCGCCGGCTACCCGATTCTCACCATCCTCGACCCGACCGACACGTGGGCCACGTTCCAGCTCCGCGAGGACAAGCTGGCGGGCCTGAAGATCGGCGGCCACCTGACGGTGCGCGTCCCCGCCCTCTCCGATCGCCGGGTCGAACTGCAGGTGTCCTACGTCGCACCAGCCGGCGACTTCGCGACGTGGCGTGCGACGAACGCGCAGGGCGGTTTCGACCTCAAGACCTTCGAGGTTCGGGCGCGACCGCTGCAGGCCGTCGACGGGCTCCGGCCAGGCATGAGCGTCATCCTCGTGAACAGCGCCGGGCGGTGA
- a CDS encoding ABC transporter permease, translated as MAIFAARTGGVFRVTKREFGRIFASWYYLILLVVLPIASFAILWTIFGDGVPRDLPLAVVDQDHSALSRQLTRMVDATPSLSVAVQVPDLEAARSLILRNKVYGFIVIPSDMERDVRRGEAPAVVAYYNAQLLLPASLIRRDLRMAVGTLSAVAELKVREAHGEPPRAAMAHLEPIRLDYHTLFNPQLSYLYYLVAALLPTMLQIFVTVGTVHALGVELKEGTAGAWMEAAGGSAWRAVVGKLLPYTAHFSVLSLFMLVVLFRYMGVPMRGSMQVIVAGTLLFVLAYQAVALLVVAWIANLRFATSVAAFYCTPAFAFVGITFPTMAMPVLGRVWGAVLPLTHYLKILVDQAMRGTAPANSMASLGALLVFVCVAPLISVWRMGEVARDPRHWGRL; from the coding sequence ATGGCCATCTTTGCAGCTCGAACGGGCGGCGTGTTCCGCGTCACGAAACGCGAGTTCGGCCGGATCTTCGCGAGCTGGTACTACCTCATCCTCCTCGTCGTGCTGCCGATTGCGTCGTTCGCGATCCTGTGGACGATCTTCGGCGACGGCGTGCCACGGGATCTCCCCCTGGCGGTCGTCGATCAGGATCACTCGGCTCTGTCCCGGCAGCTCACGCGAATGGTGGATGCGACACCAAGCCTCAGCGTCGCCGTTCAGGTCCCGGACCTCGAGGCTGCCCGCTCGCTGATTCTTCGAAACAAGGTCTACGGCTTCATCGTCATCCCGTCGGACATGGAGCGCGATGTTCGGCGCGGCGAGGCGCCGGCGGTGGTCGCGTACTACAACGCGCAACTACTGCTGCCCGCGAGTCTCATCCGCCGCGATCTTCGGATGGCCGTCGGCACGCTCTCGGCCGTGGCAGAACTGAAGGTGCGGGAGGCTCATGGCGAGCCGCCGCGCGCGGCAATGGCGCACCTCGAGCCGATCCGCCTCGACTACCACACGCTCTTCAACCCGCAACTGAGCTACCTGTACTACCTGGTCGCCGCGCTCCTGCCGACGATGCTGCAGATCTTCGTGACCGTCGGCACGGTGCACGCTCTCGGCGTGGAGCTGAAGGAAGGAACGGCCGGCGCGTGGATGGAGGCCGCCGGTGGAAGCGCGTGGCGCGCGGTCGTCGGAAAGCTCCTGCCGTACACGGCGCATTTCAGCGTCCTCAGCCTGTTCATGCTCGTCGTGCTGTTCCGCTACATGGGAGTGCCGATGCGCGGCAGCATGCAGGTGATCGTCGCCGGCACGCTGCTGTTCGTGCTCGCCTACCAAGCGGTTGCCCTGCTGGTTGTGGCCTGGATTGCGAATCTTCGCTTCGCCACGAGCGTTGCGGCCTTCTATTGCACCCCCGCGTTTGCTTTCGTCGGCATCACGTTCCCCACGATGGCGATGCCCGTGCTCGGGCGTGTGTGGGGCGCCGTCCTGCCGCTGACGCACTACCTGAAGATCCTCGTGGACCAGGCCATGCGCGGTACAGCGCCGGCCAATTCCATGGCCTCGCTCGGCGCGCTGCTCGTGTTCGTCTGCGTCGCCCCACTCATCTCCGTCTGGCGCATGGGCGAGGTTGCCCGCGATCCGCGCCACTGGGGGCGCCTGTGA
- a CDS encoding ABC transporter permease, whose product MTSFFRAILDEYRRIFLDAGAVLVLVAALVLYAFFYPIPYLPEVLKHVPVVVVDLDQSELSRKLVRMIDAHELTHVAADARSLCEAEDIVRAGKADGVLVIPQQFERKVRRGDQAQVAAYADASYFLVYRQVLTGALEATGTLSAGIEIRRLQATGMPIDQAMKARDPLPLTMRPLFNPTEGYGTYIVPAVLVLILQQTLLVGIGLVGGTERERGGKHGRDARAARQDGVGRASGPSGSALSILLGKAVAYFALYLVHSLFYFGIVYKLFGFQQRADALTLLWFVTPFLLSVIFLGLTTRVLFRSREMALQVLLFTSLPALFLAGFSWPVEALPRWLATCADALPSTTGIAGFLRLTQMGAVLSDVRDEWLTLWVLCGAYFVLAWITQWWSLRAPIAWRRPLQGTD is encoded by the coding sequence GTGACGTCCTTCTTTCGCGCCATCCTCGACGAATACCGGCGCATCTTCCTCGACGCGGGTGCGGTGCTGGTCTTGGTGGCCGCGCTGGTGCTCTACGCGTTCTTCTATCCGATTCCCTACCTGCCGGAAGTGCTCAAGCACGTGCCGGTCGTCGTGGTCGATCTCGACCAGAGCGAGTTGAGCCGAAAGCTCGTGCGCATGATCGACGCGCACGAACTGACGCACGTGGCGGCGGACGCCAGGAGCCTCTGCGAGGCCGAGGACATCGTTCGCGCCGGAAAGGCCGACGGCGTACTGGTGATTCCCCAGCAATTCGAGCGCAAGGTGCGGCGGGGCGACCAGGCGCAGGTTGCCGCCTACGCGGACGCCAGTTACTTCCTGGTCTATCGGCAGGTGCTGACGGGAGCGCTCGAGGCGACGGGTACCCTGTCGGCTGGCATCGAGATCCGCCGCCTGCAGGCGACGGGCATGCCGATCGACCAGGCGATGAAGGCGCGGGATCCACTACCGCTGACGATGAGGCCGCTGTTCAACCCGACGGAGGGCTACGGCACCTACATCGTGCCGGCCGTGCTCGTGCTGATCCTGCAACAGACGTTGTTGGTGGGAATCGGGCTCGTGGGCGGAACCGAGCGTGAGCGGGGGGGGAAACACGGGCGGGACGCCCGTGCCGCTCGACAGGACGGAGTGGGACGGGCGTCCGGCCCGTCTGGAAGCGCGCTCTCAATCCTTCTCGGCAAGGCAGTCGCCTACTTCGCGCTCTATCTCGTCCACTCGCTCTTCTACTTCGGCATCGTCTACAAGTTGTTCGGGTTCCAGCAACGGGCCGACGCGCTGACGCTCCTGTGGTTCGTCACGCCGTTCCTGCTGTCGGTGATCTTCCTGGGCCTCACCACGCGAGTGCTGTTCCGGTCGAGAGAGATGGCCCTCCAGGTGCTGCTGTTCACGTCGCTCCCCGCATTGTTCCTCGCGGGCTTTTCGTGGCCGGTCGAAGCGCTCCCCCGCTGGCTGGCCACGTGTGCAGACGCCCTGCCCAGTACCACGGGCATCGCCGGATTCCTGCGGCTCACGCAGATGGGCGCGGTGCTGTCGGACGTGCGGGACGAGTGGCTCACGCTGTGGGTGCTGTGCGGCGCCTACTTCGTCCTGGCGTGGATCACGCAGTGGTGGAGTCTCCGCGCGCCGATCGCCTGGCGGCGGCCTCTTCAAGGCACCGACTGA